The following are from one region of the Ignavibacteriales bacterium genome:
- a CDS encoding AsmA family protein has translation MRKFFRTTYALAVIVLFVVVAVLGFTQTKVFRSYLRTRLIETVASGIHADLTLGEIEGNLFTGFHAENVVLSRDGDSLLTVKRVDAKYDPLSLLAKNVSVSRITLTSPVIDLKRSKQGMWNVEPLFRSSSKDSTSSSWTINLKQIQILQGKVHLFDSLDLAAREADSSLQIWPGRIDYANLDLDSLHLDAGLHIHSRRIQLALRSFACNLLQPRFQIRELTGDFLLAPATVAVQKLSLLTGRSHVKLDARLDSVDITGVKDLAQLELAPLSAHLSIGRLDFGELKQFVGRPVAFLEQEVAGQVDIEGRFGSMDVRNVTLHTGATSVRIAGTLTNSHHPQDLELDLACVRNRIDPDDIHRLMPTLRLPDLSAFGPVEYDLRFKGKPLAFNVRVASSSRVGNIDVDGTLDLREPLISYDGVLRTSDFNLARLAGDSSLVSRIRSTITFQGRGVRLSEMTGVVRAEIDSSDFYGLPLTRSIVVVDVVDRTVRPRVSLHLGSARIDLGGTLQMKPKDLVGYDISGRINSLNLADITKNDDHTSDISFDVQAQGDLKSLRAISGRGALNVFRSSIDTVQFAGGPAAIRINTLDASPQTLSVTSDIFDLDVNGRFTPATVATALVRGGTLIGEAIAYRINSLDALRNAAGDQQAVKDFHTMVSSIRDTVDYSFSVNLKDCYPIGIALGRELEGSLGINGRVREEAQGIQLSAKAKVEVFRYGDEKLNLGMEMGTVSFSADGLSTRDLLHSMKLSLGAKAKRFDVQGLQTANLAIDLNMLADSSHFAVEAMLDSVVTVRGRGSAHYVDRLFAFTLDRLQAQFTSHDFINSGPVIFKVGKDGLQISNFLLHHEDEEVSVAGLFNSGGTSNLAASVHNVLVNNIPKVVRRTASIESLPPMSGIVNANATFDGSLEKPRFSLDMNATGVHYQQRPFGTVQIRSSYADRLLTIFAQLQSQPDSMTSTPELLVNGTVPYDLSLTGESNGKLEGEMNLDVQSKDFRLEFLDPFIPELSNLSGHLVCDVKLRGTVESPAYAGSMVIQNARFLFDPLGIQYLVDGRLVPNGRQIAFENATVRNIPEDRPDGKLNLSGSFSLEGLKIKDFDLVANGQLLVMKESARRSNQGLYGDLVPGTGPLGITWKGSPSRSFVSGEVFTKYANLTLPPAVQTQDLPNRSIEVKVIDDLKKDSASTQMKEGQSGPAVKTATLRSAKALAAVQEEPAPSQKSFLDNIVYNLAIETQGVTQLRFVFSNFTNEQLLAELKGRTVFTRDGDQMHLTGELELGNRSYYNNFKKLDATGRVNFTGDPVNPELDVVATYEGVGTRGPSGSSKVVVKVFITGTRDQPKVKMGLAEYDQLGNLMKERPDKEGDAIAFLVTGSFRDELTQQDKLSLAGSSVLGGVASSILSGPLTDLLRKEFGIVRSVDVLYYGGGTLQESADVRLTGELGDAVFRLGGRVLSDLNNTNISMQLPMSAIVGSEKWRNLVLEAERTVQGIETVDQRRESKGVRLLYRIIF, from the coding sequence GCGTACCCGTCTGATCGAGACGGTCGCTTCCGGGATCCACGCCGACCTCACACTGGGAGAAATTGAAGGCAACCTTTTCACGGGGTTCCACGCAGAGAATGTCGTTCTCAGTCGTGATGGGGACTCACTCCTCACTGTGAAAAGGGTCGACGCGAAGTACGATCCGTTGAGCCTGCTTGCCAAGAACGTCTCTGTTTCACGTATTACCCTGACGAGCCCTGTTATCGATCTGAAGCGCTCCAAACAGGGCATGTGGAATGTCGAGCCCCTTTTTCGGTCTTCTTCGAAGGACAGCACCTCTTCATCCTGGACAATCAATCTCAAGCAAATACAGATTCTGCAGGGCAAAGTGCACCTTTTCGATTCGCTCGATCTGGCCGCCCGGGAAGCCGATAGCTCGCTGCAGATCTGGCCGGGGAGAATTGACTACGCGAATCTCGACCTCGATTCCCTTCATCTTGATGCGGGTTTGCATATTCACTCACGCCGGATTCAACTCGCCCTTCGATCGTTTGCCTGCAATCTGCTTCAACCCCGGTTTCAGATCAGGGAGCTCACGGGTGATTTTCTTCTTGCCCCGGCGACTGTCGCGGTCCAGAAGCTCAGCCTCCTGACTGGAAGATCACACGTCAAACTGGATGCGCGACTGGACAGCGTCGACATCACAGGCGTCAAGGACCTCGCGCAGCTTGAGTTGGCACCACTCTCTGCGCATCTCAGCATCGGACGACTCGATTTCGGAGAATTGAAGCAATTTGTCGGAAGACCGGTCGCATTCCTCGAACAGGAAGTTGCAGGTCAGGTCGACATTGAAGGGCGATTTGGATCGATGGATGTGCGCAATGTGACCTTGCACACCGGTGCTACATCGGTAAGGATCGCAGGCACGCTGACCAACTCTCATCATCCTCAGGATCTCGAGCTTGACCTCGCCTGTGTCAGGAACAGGATCGACCCCGACGATATCCATCGCTTGATGCCCACGCTTCGCCTGCCCGATCTCTCTGCCTTCGGGCCGGTGGAATATGACCTTCGGTTCAAAGGCAAGCCCCTCGCTTTCAATGTCCGCGTCGCAAGCAGCTCGCGGGTGGGGAACATTGATGTCGATGGGACCCTTGATCTCCGTGAGCCTCTGATCTCGTATGACGGTGTTCTGAGAACTTCCGATTTCAATCTTGCCCGGCTGGCAGGCGACAGCTCGCTCGTGAGCAGAATCAGATCAACAATCACATTCCAGGGAAGAGGTGTCCGTCTCTCCGAGATGACGGGAGTTGTACGTGCGGAAATTGATTCATCGGATTTCTACGGACTCCCACTGACCCGTTCGATCGTCGTTGTCGACGTCGTTGATCGTACGGTGCGTCCACGTGTATCTCTCCATCTTGGTTCAGCCAGAATTGATCTCGGCGGGACGCTCCAGATGAAGCCGAAGGATCTGGTGGGATATGACATCTCCGGTCGCATCAACTCACTGAACCTGGCCGACATTACGAAGAACGACGACCATACGAGCGACATATCGTTTGACGTGCAGGCACAAGGGGACTTAAAGTCGTTGCGGGCAATCTCGGGGCGCGGCGCGTTAAATGTGTTCCGTTCGTCGATTGATACCGTACAATTTGCCGGAGGACCTGCAGCCATCCGGATCAACACGCTTGATGCGAGTCCGCAGACCCTTTCCGTCACCTCGGATATCTTTGATCTCGACGTGAATGGGCGGTTCACCCCGGCCACAGTGGCGACCGCTCTTGTACGAGGTGGCACGCTGATTGGCGAAGCGATAGCATACCGTATCAACTCCCTCGACGCGTTGCGCAATGCTGCGGGCGATCAACAGGCGGTGAAGGATTTCCACACGATGGTCTCGTCCATTCGCGATACCGTGGATTATTCATTTTCAGTGAATCTCAAGGACTGTTACCCCATTGGTATAGCACTCGGAAGAGAACTAGAAGGAAGCCTCGGAATCAACGGCCGCGTTCGCGAGGAAGCACAGGGAATACAACTCAGTGCGAAGGCGAAGGTTGAGGTATTTCGTTACGGCGATGAGAAATTGAACCTCGGGATGGAGATGGGGACGGTCTCATTCAGCGCCGATGGACTTTCGACGAGGGATCTGCTTCATTCGATGAAATTGTCGTTGGGGGCGAAGGCGAAACGATTCGATGTTCAGGGCCTTCAAACCGCGAACCTCGCAATTGACCTGAATATGCTCGCAGATTCGAGCCATTTTGCAGTTGAGGCGATGCTTGATTCCGTGGTGACAGTGCGGGGGCGTGGGTCGGCTCACTACGTCGATCGACTCTTCGCGTTCACTTTAGACCGACTCCAGGCGCAGTTCACTTCTCATGACTTTATAAACTCGGGGCCAGTCATTTTCAAAGTGGGAAAAGACGGGCTTCAGATCTCGAATTTCCTTCTGCACCATGAAGACGAGGAAGTGAGCGTTGCAGGGCTATTCAATTCCGGGGGAACGTCGAATCTCGCCGCTTCGGTCCACAACGTTTTAGTCAACAACATACCGAAAGTGGTTCGACGGACTGCCTCCATTGAATCACTGCCGCCGATGAGTGGCATTGTGAATGCAAATGCCACGTTCGATGGAAGTCTTGAGAAGCCGAGGTTCTCCCTCGACATGAATGCGACAGGCGTTCACTATCAACAGCGGCCATTTGGTACGGTGCAGATCCGCTCTTCATACGCTGATCGTCTTCTGACAATTTTCGCTCAGCTCCAAAGTCAGCCAGACAGCATGACATCGACGCCCGAATTGCTCGTGAACGGCACCGTCCCTTATGATCTCTCTCTCACGGGAGAATCCAATGGAAAGCTCGAAGGGGAGATGAACCTTGATGTTCAATCCAAAGACTTCCGGCTCGAATTTCTTGATCCGTTCATACCCGAGCTAAGCAATCTCAGCGGCCATCTGGTCTGTGATGTGAAATTGCGCGGAACGGTTGAATCTCCTGCGTATGCAGGATCCATGGTTATTCAGAATGCACGATTTCTCTTCGATCCGCTTGGAATCCAATATCTCGTGGATGGTAGACTTGTTCCGAACGGAAGGCAAATCGCGTTCGAGAATGCGACCGTTCGAAACATTCCTGAAGATCGGCCGGATGGGAAGCTGAATCTTTCAGGGAGTTTTTCGCTCGAGGGGCTCAAGATCAAGGATTTTGACCTCGTGGCAAACGGGCAGTTGCTTGTGATGAAGGAGAGCGCGAGGCGGTCAAACCAGGGACTCTATGGAGATCTCGTTCCCGGCACTGGCCCCCTTGGCATCACCTGGAAAGGAAGCCCATCCCGTTCCTTTGTCAGCGGCGAGGTTTTCACCAAGTACGCAAACCTCACATTGCCTCCGGCGGTGCAAACGCAGGATCTCCCCAACAGGAGCATCGAAGTCAAGGTGATTGACGACCTGAAAAAGGATTCTGCCTCGACCCAGATGAAGGAGGGCCAATCGGGACCCGCCGTAAAAACTGCGACTCTTCGCTCAGCCAAAGCGCTGGCCGCCGTCCAGGAGGAACCGGCTCCCTCTCAGAAGTCGTTTCTTGATAATATCGTCTACAACCTGGCGATCGAAACCCAGGGTGTTACGCAGCTCAGGTTCGTCTTCAGCAATTTCACAAACGAGCAATTGCTGGCCGAGCTGAAGGGGAGAACCGTTTTTACCCGGGATGGCGATCAAATGCATTTGACTGGAGAGCTCGAGCTGGGGAATAGGTCGTACTATAACAACTTCAAGAAACTGGACGCGACGGGGCGAGTCAATTTCACAGGCGATCCCGTCAACCCTGAGCTTGATGTGGTGGCAACGTATGAAGGAGTTGGTACGAGGGGTCCCAGTGGATCCTCCAAAGTCGTCGTCAAAGTCTTCATCACCGGCACAAGGGACCAACCCAAAGTGAAAATGGGGCTTGCTGAATATGATCAGCTTGGCAACCTGATGAAGGAAAGGCCCGATAAGGAAGGAGATGCAATCGCGTTCCTCGTCACCGGATCGTTCCGTGATGAACTTACGCAACAGGACAAACTATCCCTCGCCGGATCATCAGTGTTGGGCGGAGTCGCCTCATCAATTCTCTCTGGTCCATTGACCGACCTTCTGCGCAAGGAATTCGGTATTGTCCGGTCTGTAGATGTTCTCTACTATGGGGGTGGCACGCTCCAGGAATCAGCCGATGTGCGGTTGACAGGAGAACTGGGTGATGCCGTGTTCCGGTTGGGGGGGCGGGTCCTGAGCGATCTGAACAACACGAATATCAGCATGCAGCTTCCCATGAGCGCCATCGTGGGCTCCGAAAAATGGCGTAATCTTGTGCTGGAAGCCGAACGGACCGTGCAGGGCATCGAAACCGTTGACCAGCGCAGAGAATCAAAAGGTGTCCGGCTCCTGTACAGAATTATTTTCTGA
- the rnr gene encoding ribonuclease R: MARYPNEAFKSKELARRLSFKSQQDYQIFKEALRVLVNANKVKRIKGGRFGHFEIPQSVAGIFKMTKQGFGTVLAEGSGDVVSIAPRDRGMAVHGDTVEVSLFAQSSKRLEKGQPREGEVIKIVQRGRTELVGTLERSKNFFIVIPDDRKIARDVFVDKEFLNKAVPGDKVVVKIEEWGVGHLNPEGRVVEVLGKAGEVSAELKSVIREFKLPLHFPPEVMREAESLPAAIPDSEIMERLDLRGELCFTIDPEDAKDFDDAVSLTELPGGDCRLGVHIADVSFYVKEGGEVDREALKRGTSVYFPNMVVPMIPERLSNMLCSLRPDEDRLTYSVLMTVTAKGTVKDYDIVESIIRSKRRFSYEEVEKLLDVPAGQTSGAGVDEKTLASVHAMQKLSTMLTKKRLKEGSIDFETAEAKFYFDAEGKPSEIHKKARLRSHRLVEEFMLLANQVVARHIGLAKKEDHRKPFLYRIHDSPDPDRIRELAAFVEPFGYKLRVDVGVPSKDLQKLLDQVQGTEVENVINKVALRAMAKAIYSEQNIGHYGLGFEYYSHFTSPIRRYPDLVIHRLLKDYARSASVERRNEIAKRLPFIAKQSSAMERVAMEAERAGVKVMQVEFMKRHVGDEFHGVISGVMRFGIFIEITDLLVEGLVHVRDLNDDYYEYDEKKYALIGSRTGKRYRLGDAVQVKVLRVNPEEREIDFAILGSEQDEAPPQRRRRR, translated from the coding sequence CTGGCGCGGTATCCAAACGAGGCTTTCAAATCGAAAGAACTTGCCCGTCGTCTCAGCTTCAAGTCGCAGCAGGACTACCAGATATTCAAAGAGGCGCTTCGCGTGCTGGTGAATGCGAACAAAGTGAAGCGAATCAAAGGGGGAAGGTTCGGTCATTTTGAAATCCCCCAGAGTGTCGCGGGGATTTTCAAGATGACGAAACAGGGATTCGGTACTGTGCTCGCGGAAGGGAGCGGCGATGTCGTTTCCATCGCTCCCCGAGACAGGGGTATGGCCGTCCACGGAGACACGGTGGAGGTTTCTCTGTTCGCTCAGTCGTCCAAGCGCTTGGAGAAGGGACAGCCGCGCGAAGGTGAAGTCATCAAGATCGTTCAACGCGGAAGAACCGAACTTGTCGGTACACTGGAGCGCAGCAAAAACTTCTTCATCGTCATACCCGATGACCGCAAGATCGCGCGCGATGTTTTTGTCGACAAGGAGTTTCTCAACAAGGCGGTACCCGGCGACAAGGTCGTCGTCAAGATCGAGGAGTGGGGAGTCGGTCATTTAAATCCCGAGGGACGCGTCGTCGAGGTCCTCGGAAAGGCGGGGGAGGTATCCGCCGAGCTGAAGTCAGTTATCCGCGAGTTCAAGCTCCCGCTTCATTTTCCGCCCGAGGTCATGCGAGAGGCGGAGTCCCTGCCGGCAGCGATTCCGGATTCGGAGATCATGGAGCGGCTCGATCTTCGAGGCGAATTGTGTTTCACCATCGATCCGGAGGACGCCAAGGATTTCGATGACGCGGTGTCGTTAACCGAGCTTCCGGGAGGTGATTGCCGTTTGGGCGTTCACATCGCCGATGTGTCGTTCTATGTGAAAGAAGGGGGTGAGGTGGACCGTGAAGCGCTCAAGCGGGGAACGAGCGTATACTTTCCGAATATGGTGGTCCCCATGATTCCCGAACGTTTGTCCAACATGCTCTGCAGTCTTCGGCCAGACGAGGACCGGCTTACGTATTCTGTCCTCATGACCGTCACGGCGAAGGGGACGGTGAAGGACTATGACATCGTCGAATCGATCATTCGGAGCAAGCGGCGGTTTTCGTATGAAGAAGTCGAGAAGCTCCTCGATGTCCCGGCAGGCCAGACATCCGGCGCCGGAGTAGACGAAAAGACGCTCGCGTCGGTGCATGCAATGCAGAAGCTCAGCACGATGTTGACGAAGAAGAGGCTTAAGGAGGGAAGCATAGATTTCGAAACGGCGGAAGCGAAGTTCTATTTTGACGCGGAGGGAAAACCTTCGGAGATTCACAAGAAAGCCCGATTGCGCAGCCACCGGTTGGTGGAGGAATTCATGCTTCTGGCCAACCAGGTCGTGGCCCGGCATATTGGCCTTGCGAAGAAGGAAGACCATCGGAAGCCGTTTCTTTATCGTATTCATGATTCACCCGATCCTGACCGGATCCGTGAGCTTGCGGCGTTCGTCGAGCCGTTCGGGTACAAGCTCCGTGTCGATGTCGGCGTTCCGTCGAAGGATTTGCAGAAACTGCTTGACCAGGTTCAGGGTACCGAGGTGGAAAACGTGATCAACAAGGTCGCGTTGCGCGCGATGGCGAAAGCCATCTATTCCGAGCAGAACATCGGTCACTATGGACTCGGGTTTGAGTACTATTCACATTTTACGTCTCCGATTCGTCGCTATCCGGATCTCGTCATTCACAGGCTCCTGAAAGACTATGCCAGGTCTGCGTCGGTCGAGCGTCGGAATGAGATTGCGAAACGTCTGCCGTTCATTGCGAAGCAATCGTCGGCGATGGAGCGGGTGGCGATGGAGGCAGAACGGGCGGGGGTGAAAGTGATGCAGGTGGAGTTCATGAAGCGGCACGTCGGCGACGAGTTTCATGGGGTCATCTCGGGCGTGATGCGTTTTGGCATCTTCATCGAAATCACCGATCTCCTTGTCGAAGGGCTCGTCCATGTCAGGGATCTCAATGATGACTACTATGAATACGACGAGAAAAAGTACGCTCTCATCGGAAGCAGGACGGGGAAACGGTACCGCCTTGGCGACGCAGTGCAGGTGAAGGTGCTACGGGTCAATCCCGAGGAACGGGAGATAGACTTCGCTATCCTCGGATCTGAACAGGATGAGGCGCCCCCTCAACGCAGGCGCCGCAGGTAA